A stretch of the Leopardus geoffroyi isolate Oge1 chromosome B2, O.geoffroyi_Oge1_pat1.0, whole genome shotgun sequence genome encodes the following:
- the LOC123609241 gene encoding T-cell activation Rho GTPase-activating protein: MKLISSCNAAKTLNANNMETLIECQSEGDIKEHPLLASSEGENNICQLIEIKKRKKVLSWPFLMRRLSPVSDFPGASEPELKTPLFDQPLSIICGEDDILPRPIQDILTILCLKGPSTEGIFRKAANEKARKELKEELNSGGVVDLKSLPVHLLAVVFKDFLRSIPLKLLSCDLFEDWMDALERQSEEDRIEALKQVADKLPQPNLLLLKHLVSVLYLISKNSEISKMDASNLAICIGPNVLTRENDQHLSFEAQKDLNNKVKTLVEFLIDNCLEIFGENIPAHSSTASDDSLEHTDSSDMSTLQNDSAYDSNDPDVDSGGAIGSPNRRPPVPVETAAGWGPRGPQLTWELSPEPISSTLARLKNSLSELDRRYSEPSPSSSQESLESQKTHQKLTRSEEDVAMAQAGAHLESKEIEDPFPEEVFPAVEGKAQRPQDLKVKNSTQGLVLLWGLVPKASSSGSLDASSDGSPVASPSSPKRNFFTRHQSFTKTEKSKPNREIKKHSMSFSFASHKRVLTKAPSCVSVKSKGFTRDQVKKGFKKESQLSGRIIQENLSEIQGQTALDFSSTSYALSVRDVFQQVDQRSPGSPPSYEEAIRRQALDLSAYRGQTVGSMRARMLSQDAEPLQPFHHGGNLRNTCSQELLDRHRLSPRTESWRQSQTVHVSVETIGHVTVTGRPDLHRPRTVSESKQKTKLDHLVRRCSQPVFEADQLQYAKESYI; this comes from the exons ATGAAGTTGATAAGCAGTTGCAATGCC GCAAAAACACTAAATGCCAATAACATGGAGACATTGATTGAATGTCAGTCAGAG ggtGATATCAAGGAACATCCTCTGTTGGCATCATCTGAGGGTGAAAATAATATTTGCCAGCTAATTG aaattaagaagagaaaaaaggtgCTGTCTTGGCCTTTTCTCATGAGAAGGCTTTCTCCTGTGTCAGATTTTCCTGGGGCTTCAGAACCAGAACTGAAAACGCCACTATTTGATCAGCCCTTGTCAATCATCTGCGGTGAGGACGACATACTCCCCAGACCCATCCAG GATATTCTCACTATTCTGTGCCTTAAAGGACCTTCCACTGAAGGGATATTCAGGAAAGCAGCCAATGAGAAAGCCCGCAAAGAGCTAAAGGAAGAGCTCAACTCTGGAGGCGTGGTGGATCTGAAAAGTCTCCCTGTGCACCTTCTGGCTGTGGTCTTTAAG GACTTCCTCAGAAGTATCCCACTGAAGCTACTTTCATGTGACCTGTTTGAGGACTGGATGGACGCcctggagaggcagagtgaggagGACAGAATTGAGGCCCTGAAACA GGTTGCAGATAAGCTCCCCCAGCCCAACCTCCTGCTGCTCAAACACCTGGTCTCCGTGCTCTACCTCATCAGCAAGAACTCAGAGATCAGTAAGATGGATGCCAGCAATCTAGCTATCTGCATTGGACCCAACGTGCTGACCCGAGAGAATGACCAACACCTGTCATTCGAAGCCCAGAAAGACTTAAACAACAAG GTTAAGACATTGGTGGAATTCCTCATTGATAACTGCTTGGAAATATTTGGGGAGAACATTCCGGCACATTCCAGTACTGCTTCTGATGACTCCCTGGAACACACTGACAGTTCAG ACATGTCAACGCTGCAGAATGACTCAGCTTATGACAGCAATGATCCTGACGTGGACTCCGGTGGTGCCATTGGCTCCCCAAATAGGCGGCCCCCAGTACCTGTGGAGACGGCTGCCGGCTGGGGACCCAGAGGCCCCCAGCTCACTTGGGAGTTGAGTCCGGAGCCCATCAGCAGCACTCTTGCCAGGCTGAAAAACTCCCTGAGTGAACTAGACAGGAGGTACTCAGAGCCCAGCCCGTCATCCTCACAGGAGAGCCTCGAGAGCCAGAAAACACACCAAAAACTAACACGAAGCGAGGAGGACGTCGCCATGGCCCAGGCAGGGGCTCATTTGGAaagtaaggaaattgaagaccCCTTTCCAGAGGAGGTGTTTCCTGCAGTGGAAGGCAAAGCCCAGAGACCACAGGACCTGAAGGTGAAGAACTCGACTCAGGGTTTGGTGTTACTGTGGGGACTAGTGCCCAAAGCCTCCTCCAGTGGCTCTCTGGATGCTTCCTCTGATGGTTCACCCGTGGCTTCTCCTTCCAGTCCCAAAAGAAATTTCTTCACCAGACACCAGTCTTTCACAAAGACAGAGAAGAGTAAGCccaacagagaaattaaaaaacactccATGTCATTCTCCTTTGCCTCTCACAAAAGAGTGCTGACCAAAGCCCCCAGCTGCGTGTCTGTAAAATCCAAAGGCTTTACCAGAGACCAAGTaaagaaaggttttaaaaaagaaagccagcTTTCTGGGCGAATCATCCAGGAAAACTTGTCTGAAATCCAGGGCCAAACTGCTCTAGACTTTAGCTCCACATCCTATGCCCTCTCTGTCAGGGATGTGTTCCAACAAGTGGATCAGAGAAGCCCAGGTAGTCCGCCATCTTACGAAGAGGCCATTCGGCGCCAGGCATTGGACCTCTCGGCCTACAGGGGCCAAACAGTCGGGAGCATGAGGGCCAGAATGCTCAGCCAGGATGCTGAACCTCTCCAACCTTTTCATCACGGagggaatttaagaaatacatgcaGTCAAGAGCTGCTTGACAGGCACAGACTATCTCCCAGGACtgagagctggagacagagccAGACTGTACATGTTTCTGTAGAAACAATAGGACACGTGACCGTCACAGGGAGACCTGACCTGCACCGGCCAAGAACTGTATCTGAGTCAAAACAGAAGACTAAGCTGGACCATCTAGTGCGGCGATGTAGTCAGCCAGTCTTTGAGGCTGACCAACTCCAGTATGCTAAAGAATCCTACATTTAG